atttcgattcctctctgatgcaccatgaaaccaagaaactgccctgccgacacACCAaaggcacacttattgggattcatctttaaaccatgcttccttgtgcattccaacacttttcgcaaatcagcaagatgctttgtgaaatctccagacttaaccaccacatcatcaatataaatttccactagcttgccgatgaactcatgaaagataaaattcatagccctatgataagtagcaccagcatttttcaatccaaaggtcatgactatccattcaaacaacccaatatgaccaggacatctaaatgcagtctttggaatatcttcttcagccatgaatatttgattatatcctgcattaccatccatgaagcttatgatctgatgcccagctgcagcatcaatcaACAAATCGGCAATCGGCatcgggtatccatccatcggcgtagccttattgagattcctaaaatcaatgcaaacttgaagcttcccatttttcttgtaaactggaacaatattggaaatccactcggcataccgatactaccgaataaatttagcttcgataagtttggttatttcagccttaatatcaggaagaatattaggattacatcggcgagccggctgctgatgtggtCGAAATCCaaatttgataggtaaccgatgctcaacaatcgatcggtctaaaccaggcatctcggtataatcccaagcaaagcaatctttatattcttttaacaaatcggtcaattgttgcttacactcagaatttaacttagtgctaataaaagtaggtctaggcttatctccactacctatatctacctctaccaaatcatctgccgatgtaaacccctagcctaattttccatcatcggcaaacctatccattaaaactcctcatcagaaccgactgcttggatcggtggaatttcataatcgtcaactttgaggaaatccttctcccaaatttctcccgagatacacctggtcctttcattagtgtctgcctctgccgatgcaatgacataagaagaatctcccgggacaatctcaatcttgtcacctacccactgaaccaagcattggtgcattgtagatgggatgcaacaattggcatgaatccaatctctccctagcagcagattataagcaccttttccactggtcacaaaaaaagttgtcggcaaggttttgctgccgatggtcaactcgacgcatattgcctcTTTAACTGGAGaaacattcccttcaaaatcttttagcatcatatcggtcttggtcaaatcttgatctcctttcccaagtttccgatagactgcatagggcataatattgatagcagccccaccatcgaccaatatcttggtcatcggctgcccatcaacccttcctttgacgaacagagctttaaggtgCTGCCTTtctttgtcggcaggcttttcaaagatagccgtcatagGATCCAGagacaactgagctatctggtcggaaaaatccagctcctcatcataactggatggtgcaaggaactccatcggcaacataaataccatgttaacatctgccgatggccctttccccttaggatccggttgctgctgatccccagattggccagaATTCTCTTCCTTGACCAAATTTTCTCGTCTTTCGCACTgcaaccttcttttctgtgtcctagacaacccctctggacaccatggaggaagttgtggttgcTTTGCCGATGGGTGACgaatttcccttgactccactcgatgggtattggcatctctgcaaaatatgaactcatcgggaacccgtgcattggccatctcctcaagttcctcttggttcctgggaaaatacccggcacgatcaccaagcctgtcgtgcacactgagtctgccccccagccaatcatgaactgacgctcttcccctaatcggcccattaaaccgccgatcatcgttctgatactgccgattaggtatgtcgtaccgatcataaccattgcactcagggcaatccttAACAGTGGGTAATTTGATGTTctgttcccagcaatggatgaagaacgggcagttctagTGGTCCTTGTGccaattccactcctgtcggcgtctttcttcttcccgacgatagtcctcCTGCTGGCGCTGATAACGATCTTcatgttgctgccaagtctcccgatgtctcctatgagttatcacaatgctggatcggggaagccttcctgagctagttccttcctggatcaaaccctttcccTTCGCATtgacagtagtgatctgatgctgaggatccaccgatgcacttctttcagctgcttctgatgtcaagaccttggcttttcccttagcatctagcatatttgttgggaaaggatgttgatcaatcttcatcggcttctgagttttggaattgtcaaacttgattctcctagattctatagccaTTTGCAattgttgcctgaaaactttgcactcattggtgctgtgagaagtcgcattgtgccacttgcaatatttcatcttccttAATTCCTCAGCCGACGAAATTACATGatttggtgacaatttgatttgcccttcttgaagtagaaagtcaaatatcctgtcggccttggtgatgtcaaatgcaaacttttctagctctttatgtccaaaagggcaagacatcggcttcttattcttcacccattctgccaagccgatgactggctcttcatccGAATCTGAGCTCGCTGCCTCATTagcaaatgatacctttttgttccaagctctcttaggtttaaagggtttgatatcctggtcagaaatcctttataccaagtgacttaggctctcgaactcttgagaagcatacttgtctctgatatgtggcaacaaaccctggaaagccaaatcggccacctgccgatcatctagaaccagactatagcatttattcttgacctcccgcaatctctgcacaaaactttcaactgattcatcattgcgttgcttcaacctgactaaatcaataattttcttctcatgaactccagagaagaagtacttgtggaactgcttctctagatcggcccaagtgatcactgagttgggaggtaacgatataaaccaagtgaacactaatccagacaatgatgacgagaataaacgaaccctcaattcgtctctGTTGCCGTCTGGACGCATCGTTGTTGTCggaaccaaagtattcgagttatcacctttgtcggttgtaaggtcaaatcggctggcacgccttaatattgaatcaggtattagccctttgtgtttgcagatccacttttccaTCAACACCTTTTCGATTTTCCTGAGATTTGTGTTTGTTTTGCTAGGGGGCGACTGACGCTCGGTCCTCGAAGCCTCCGGTGAAGGAGGATGACGCTAAGCGTGAGAAAAGGTGCGCCTCTATCGAGAATAACAAGTCTGTGCAAGATGTAGAGAGGAAGGAAGATAAGAGGAAGAACCTCAAGCGGCAGGTGCTTGAGGAGCGCCGAGCCAAGGTGAGGCATGAGGGGAGGCCCAAGGAGAATTCCCCTGATTaggatgacgatgatgatgatgatggagaCGAGGATTCTGAGGGAATGGTAGCTCGCCTCGACCGGGTCCTGCAAGGCTTACCGCAAACCGATGTTTCTTCGTCACGCACGGGGGCTTCCAAGGGGCCGCATGGCGAAGACCGTGCTGGGTGCCAAAAGGAGGCGTCGCCTCGTCGCCCATGCGTCGACACACCCCCTACCACCACCCAGGGTCGGCCTATCCTTCCGCCTAGACCTCCCCAAGCGTCCGGCCTAGGTCATCAGGTCAAGACCTCTGGAACGGGGCCGCTGACTCAGGGCCGTGCTGCCGAGGTGGCCTCGAGCCAAGGAGGAGGATGTCGGAGGAGCGCAAGTCCTGAGGGCCATCAGGAAGGGAGAGTGGAGTAGAGGCACGCTCCCGTCTTGGAGCAGCCAAGGGCTCTAGCGCGCGGTGGCTCGAGGCCGACCGGTCGGGGGACTGGGAGGAGGACCGTccttcctgtggggtaagatcTTTAGATCATGACGCTGCCTTTGTTGGTTCATCGTTTATTGGCGCTAACCGGCCTGCGTTATTTTTTCCCTTGTTCAGGTTGAAGAGGCAGTTGGAGCAGGCCCAACCCTCGACCGCTAAGAGGCTCAAGGTAGGAGCGAGCTCCAAGGCGCCGGGTAAATGATTGGCTTCCTTCTTGTGTTTCCAGGTTGGTTTTGCCCAGCGCAGGGACTCGTCGTGGTTGATGTGTGCTTTGGGGCGCATGCAGGCTCTCCTGGATCACGGCCACCTGCTGGTGGCGATGAGGTCTGGCCTCGAGCGTCGGAAGGATGCCACGTCTCGACGAACGATCTGCCACCCCTGGTCATGATGGGATGCCACGTCCTCAAGACCAAGAGGGAGCCACCGAGTCACCCAAGCTTGGGGAGAGGGCGACCCGACCACTATCAGTGATGATTTTGGGGATGGCCCGCGATCGACAGGCGACCGCGTCATAGACAAAGGGGCCGAGATCCCTTGAGTCGTGGGGCGGACGCTGTGGCCTTCTTGGCTCCGTGccgtcgaggaggagaagaagaagaagaatgagGAGTAGAGGAGgaaggaagaagaggaggagaaaaagaagagtgaagaggagaaaCAGCATCTGCTAGAGCAGTAGCGGCAGCTGGagtttcaggagcagcagcggcggcaaccgcagctggaggagcagctAGAGCAGCAGTAGGAGCAAGAGCTGTAGGAGCTGCAACTacaacagcagcagcggcagcggcagctagAGGAGCAGCTGGAGCAGCAGCGGTAGCAGGAGCTGCAGGAGCAGCGactacagcagcagcagccgctcgaGGAAGGACAGAGGCTCGAGGAAGGGCAGAGGCTCGAGACGGGGGAGGAAGAGTTGCCCATCTATGGCCCCATGAATCCCCCTGGCTTCGTCTCAGGGGGGTTCCTACCATCCCGGCCGAGCCATGTTGGAAGGATGGCGTCGTGGCGTTGGCGCTCGGCGTGCGCACACCCGTGGATCCGAGCTCAAAGATCAGGAGGACCCTTTATGGCATCGAGGGGATTGCTCCTGGATATCTAGAGGGTCGGTGGCCATGGAAGGATGTGGCCGGGACTTCTGGCGCTAGCGGGGAGGACATGGCCGAGACCTCTGGTGGCGGTGAGGCAGACGACGCTGGGACCTGGGCTACTATCCACGAGGATGGGCAGTTCCCTtccctcgccgacctgttcctACGCCACGGGGGCTCACTCGAGGTGGTGGAAGAGCTCATACGGGGGACAAAGCAGTGCACCAAGGAAGAGCTCGAGCACTGGGGCCCTGGGAGGATTCGCCTTCGGTGCTCCACGTCCCCAAAGGAGCTGAACATCATGATGGATGACAgcaaggaggccgagaagtgagAACacctcgaggagctccgcctctggatgaagcatgtcCTAGGGTTGATGTCGGACATCGTCAACAATGGCCTGGGCCAGGCCTTCTTTGTAAGGATATTTCTGTTCCATGTTGTTTCAATTCTCTTGTTCTACTGATGCACTTACCGCCTCACATTCTATTGCAGGATCTAAAAGAAACCTCTCGGCTAAAGTCTGGCTTTATTCACGTGACTAAGGGTGGCTGGGAGCAGGTCCCCCTTCTTCAGGACAACCTCCTCGAATCACAGGAGAAGCTTCTTAAAGAGATGAAGGAGCTCACCACGGCTGAGGAAGAGAAGCAGAAGAAGGAGACCACTTTGACCGAGGCCCGGAAGTCTTTATCTAGCCTGAACGGGAAGCTATGTCAGGCGGAGGAGGACGCTCGTGTTGCCAAGGAGGCCGCGAAGAAGGCCCAAGAGGAGGCCACCCAGTCAAGGGAGTAGGTTGTTTTAGCCGAGGAGGCAGCCGCTAAGGCTCGGGAGGAAGTTGCGTGGTACAAGGACGAGGCTGTCTTGCTGGACAAGGGGAAGAGGCTCGTAGAGTAACCTTGCCACTGCTCGAGCCAATTATGCCGTACTAAAGGAAGAATTCTTGAAGAGTGAAATCGCCCGGGGCGCCGCAGAGGAGGCTGAGAAGAAGGCCCGTGAGGACCTCAAGGTAGAGTAGGCCTGCTCTCACAGCCTTTCTGACGACATCGACCGTCTGAAGAAAGCATTGCGGGAGAAAGAAGATGCCATCCTACAGTCGGGCAAGCAGATCAAGGATCGGCGGGTCGAGAAGACGGAGCTGGCCCGCTCTTACAAGAAGATTGAGAAGACTAACACTGACTTGGTTGGTGAGAACACGACTCTTGAGGAGAAGATCCACGGTAGGTTTTCTACGCCCTTATGTTTACTTTGTTTTTGCGGTGCTCGTTTTATATCGTCTGATTCCTTATTTCGATCTTGGTAGGGCTTAAGGATGATCTGCTGGCAGCCCAGGTCGACTCCCAATCTCTTAAGgcacagctcgagggggaggttgcgtTGACTAGTCGGCTGAGAACAGCAATCAatgacctctcgacctcttgggaccTCGAGCCTGCAAACGAGGTGGGGAggcggctcgaggcgacgctCTGGTCGactagctgtgctacttaggcgttGCTGTGAGGCACCGAGTGTGGGACGCACTCCACATTGGGGTGAAGCAAGCTATGGTTGTCGTCGGCTCGGGCTTCTCttatgatatggaggtggtgtcccatggcttcatcACCTatatctccaagactgacgcaGAGAATGACGAGAGGCTCCACTCCTTGATCGACAAAGCGGAGGGACCTGGCGAGAGGCCGGCACGGACGTAGAAGATGAGGGTAAAGATGGTGGGAATGATGACCAAGGCCTGTGAGCCTAATCTGGGTACCTAGACCCAATGTAATATACTTAGTAGCTATCTTTGAATAGTATTGTGGCCTACGTGGCCTTAATATTCGTACTTTCCATGGATGTTTGTTTATTTTTATGCTCGAGTTTTCCTTTATTGCTTTGCTGCCTAAGTTTGTGTACCTCGATCGATCTTTTGTTAAAATCGACCTCGATTGcctctgttgacacttgctaacaccacttgaatactaggttgtcatccccagcatggcactagagtgtactatggtatttatacgcacacagataaatccgcaagcgcacggataccattgtagcttttacccggttaaaggttttatcgtatccacagggaaacgggagaactgatctacgctctaacttaacctagatagataggtaggtgtaaataggaaagatggtagaatcgaataagaacaatattaaaggtaagataacaatgggtgataatatgagaatagagagtagagcaatctagtatatgggcgatggtaggagaatagagagggtaactatgggttctctacttcaaagggtatgtctatgtttgggacgaaccacgtgataagaatacacca
This window of the Sorghum bicolor cultivar BTx623 chromosome 7, Sorghum_bicolor_NCBIv3, whole genome shotgun sequence genome carries:
- the LOC110437278 gene encoding testis-specific gene A8 protein-like, whose product is MVGTPLRRSQGDSWGHRWATLPPPSRASALPRASVLPRAAAAAVVAAPAAPATAAAPAAPLAAAAAAAVVVAAPTALAPTAALAAPPAAVAAAAAPETPAAATALADAEGRSSSQSPDRSASSHRALEPLAAPRRERASTPLSLPDGPQDLRSSDILLLGSRPPRQHGPESAAPFQRS